In Shumkonia mesophila, a single window of DNA contains:
- a CDS encoding ABC transporter substrate-binding protein, translating into MANTTDQMKTTTAATLGAAKIHRRELLLGAAAAGLVGVLKAPAALGQTKEFSGVTLNGAAFQHAFQAGIAELLPEFEKLTGIRVNLDIQAFPVYNQRMDLELSTKGSAYDFCNITFPYSGRWVGSKWLHPLDEFVKDPNATPPAWDADDFISGAQTALRDREGKTYGFAWVTGVQMMAAARGDLIEKAGMRLPTTFAELKAVCAATHQPGTAAYGNDKLHHWQWPPFLMGMGGKIFKDPSGDPTPDLNSPEAVEAAAYYAELLTRYGPPGVLSFTDDQVQRAQFAGRVNIRTQSLDWLLPLGKSPESQVRDSVRYGLFPGGSAGWFPAVNSQGYGIPAGAKNKRAAWELIKWAVSKENVKRMAFEKGQLSVARRSVLEDPQTREAMTVNGQDVAKLYLDTVEHAGKLGYMAYRILPVFPQVGEKINKAIERIASKQESAQAAMDAAQQEAIADLKKAGVL; encoded by the coding sequence ATGGCCAACACAACCGATCAGATGAAGACGACGACCGCCGCGACGCTCGGAGCGGCCAAGATCCATCGCCGTGAGCTACTCCTCGGTGCAGCCGCCGCCGGATTGGTCGGCGTCTTGAAGGCTCCGGCGGCCTTGGGTCAGACCAAGGAGTTCTCCGGCGTCACCCTCAACGGCGCGGCGTTCCAGCATGCCTTCCAGGCCGGGATCGCCGAACTCCTACCGGAGTTCGAGAAGCTGACGGGGATCAGGGTCAATCTAGATATCCAGGCCTTCCCCGTTTACAACCAGCGCATGGACCTCGAGCTGTCGACCAAAGGCTCTGCCTACGATTTTTGCAACATTACGTTCCCCTATTCCGGCCGCTGGGTCGGGTCCAAGTGGTTGCATCCGTTGGATGAATTCGTGAAAGACCCGAACGCAACTCCGCCGGCGTGGGACGCCGACGACTTCATCAGCGGCGCCCAGACCGCACTCAGGGACAGGGAGGGCAAGACCTACGGCTTCGCCTGGGTGACCGGCGTGCAGATGATGGCGGCCGCCCGCGGCGACCTGATCGAGAAGGCGGGCATGAGATTGCCGACCACCTTTGCAGAGTTGAAGGCGGTCTGCGCAGCAACCCACCAGCCGGGCACGGCGGCTTACGGCAACGACAAGCTCCATCACTGGCAGTGGCCGCCGTTCCTGATGGGGATGGGCGGCAAGATCTTCAAAGACCCAAGCGGGGACCCCACCCCCGACCTCAACTCGCCCGAGGCGGTCGAGGCCGCGGCCTACTATGCCGAGTTGCTCACCAGGTACGGACCACCGGGTGTTTTGTCGTTCACGGACGACCAGGTGCAGCGGGCGCAGTTCGCCGGTCGCGTCAACATCCGCACCCAGTCGCTCGACTGGCTGCTGCCGCTCGGCAAGTCCCCGGAGAGCCAAGTTCGCGACAGTGTCCGCTATGGCCTGTTCCCGGGAGGTTCGGCGGGCTGGTTCCCGGCGGTCAACTCGCAGGGCTACGGCATTCCGGCAGGTGCCAAGAACAAGCGGGCCGCTTGGGAATTAATCAAGTGGGCTGTCTCGAAGGAGAACGTGAAGCGGATGGCGTTCGAGAAGGGCCAGCTTTCGGTGGCCCGGCGCTCCGTGCTTGAGGATCCCCAGACCCGCGAGGCAATGACGGTCAACGGCCAGGACGTCGCCAAGCTCTACCTCGACACCGTCGAACACGCGGGCAAGCTCGGATACATGGCCTACCGTATCCTGCCGGTGTTCCCGCAGGTCGGCGAGAAGATCAACAAGGCGATCGAGCGCATCGCCTCCAAGCAGGAGAGCGCCCAGGCTGCCATGGATGCCGCCCAGCAGGAGGCGATCGCGGACCTCAAGAAAGCCGGCGTGCTCTAG